The following proteins are encoded in a genomic region of Arcobacter suis CECT 7833:
- a CDS encoding flagellar hook assembly protein FlgD yields MASTVEVNSSVGVDGNSYTTAISNDKLSNDDFLKLMIQELKLQDPTKPMDSAQMLSTQMQMSSINTNQEMIKAMQSMQTAFSQSSLSNASGIIGKNIEDGNIGADGISKAYTVRSVENVNGNIQVKAQQILYLEDRIVIPDATDATKSKVVNYNAAGEILDDKGVKTGKKVLISSPGVPVVSNGKLTILDENNKAITDHKYTLAGVSVAVYSDQLTTLPFSTITKIF; encoded by the coding sequence ATGGCTAGTACAGTAGAAGTAAATTCAAGTGTCGGTGTAGATGGGAATAGTTATACAACAGCAATAAGTAATGACAAATTATCAAATGATGATTTTTTAAAATTGATGATACAAGAATTAAAATTACAAGATCCTACAAAACCGATGGATTCAGCACAAATGCTTTCAACTCAAATGCAAATGTCATCAATTAATACAAACCAAGAAATGATAAAAGCTATGCAATCAATGCAAACTGCATTTTCTCAGTCATCTTTATCTAATGCTTCTGGAATTATTGGAAAAAATATTGAAGATGGAAATATTGGTGCAGATGGAATTAGTAAAGCTTATACTGTAAGATCAGTTGAAAATGTTAATGGAAATATTCAAGTGAAAGCTCAACAAATTTTATATCTAGAAGACAGAATTGTTATACCAGATGCAACTGATGCAACAAAAAGTAAGGTAGTTAATTATAACGCTGCTGGAGAAATTCTTGATGATAAAGGTGTAAAAACAGGTAAAAAAGTTCTTATCTCAAGTCCCGGAGTTCCTGTAGTAAGTAATGGTAAATTAACGATATTAGATGAAAATAATAAAGCAATTACTGACCATAAATATACTTTAGCAGGTGTTTCTGTCGCTGTATATTCTGATCAATTAACTACTTTACCATTTTCAACAATTACAAAAATATTTTAA
- a CDS encoding FliH/SctL family protein, producing the protein MADNVYSSAKILTKNEEVQKYELGNFINSQVDTNSVINSKTTLDDREINGRIDPVLIEVRNLTAKLNEISQKVDSIESDGIKGKDIDAQVVQAIRDLKHYAAFFEQATFQMETKLLKTSISIAQKIISIEVGENSSKIAKQTINHLLDKIKTASKVQIHLNPKDYEVLKGQLNLESFIELKSDANVTAGGVVIASDLGNFDGNIESKVSTMLDSLDLII; encoded by the coding sequence ATGGCTGATAATGTATATTCTAGTGCAAAAATATTAACTAAAAATGAAGAAGTTCAAAAATATGAATTAGGTAATTTTATTAATTCACAAGTTGATACTAATAGTGTTATTAATTCTAAAACAACTTTAGATGATAGAGAAATAAATGGAAGAATAGATCCTGTTTTAATTGAAGTAAGAAATTTAACAGCTAAATTAAATGAAATATCGCAAAAAGTTGATAGTATTGAAAGTGATGGAATAAAAGGTAAAGATATTGATGCACAAGTTGTTCAAGCAATAAGAGATTTAAAACATTATGCTGCTTTTTTTGAACAAGCAACTTTCCAAATGGAAACCAAATTATTGAAAACTTCTATTTCAATTGCCCAAAAAATAATAAGTATTGAAGTTGGTGAAAATTCATCAAAAATTGCAAAACAAACAATAAATCACCTTTTAGATAAAATAAAAACAGCATCAAAGGTGCAAATTCATCTTAACCCAAAAGATTATGAAGTTTTAAAAGGTCAGTTAAATTTAGAATCTTTTATAGAATTAAAAAGTGATGCAAATGTTACAGCAGGTGGTGTTGTAATAGCAAGTGATCTTGGAAACTTTGATGGAAATATTGAATCAAAAGTTTCAACTATGTTGGATTCTTTAGATTTGATTATTTAG
- a CDS encoding FliM/FliN family flagellar motor switch protein — MEISERDYDLLVDTEIVVDVMLGSTNITVSEFLKLSDGDIISLHKAAGTGGEIYVNTRIIGTGDIIVIDDKLAVRVQDAMDSDNVVQYFFEEHMI; from the coding sequence ATGGAAATTAGTGAAAGAGATTACGATTTATTAGTTGATACAGAGATAGTTGTAGATGTAATGTTAGGCAGTACTAATATAACAGTTTCAGAATTTCTAAAATTAAGTGATGGAGATATTATTTCTTTACATAAAGCTGCTGGAACTGGTGGTGAAATTTATGTAAACACTAGAATTATTGGAACAGGTGATATAATTGTAATTGATGATAAATTGGCTGTTAGAGTTCAAGATGCTATGGATTCTGATAATGTAGTTCAATATTTCTTTGAAGAACATATGATATAG
- a CDS encoding flagellar hook-basal body complex protein, translating into MISGLWNGYSGLTAFEKALNVESNNSTNVNTVGHKADTISFEDMMYQNGYGKGTGIDSVSKVMTQGNVKLTNNAYDVAIEGKGYFIVSERKTNETFYTRAGNFYMAEDGLLQTQNGMKVLGLTPQSNNVVTSNPAKTQFDESHTKNIVSKTISNENFLQTINARTTDYNTSAVDKGTSGAGFKTKSAQVADIEALIADYKSKLDLYSSNSTAVASPSASQITNVNLATSMSQLVNENDFIKITINNEEITQSFDTDIETTMKKFSDKISNIKGLSSSVNPTTGMLTINSLIPAKEVTIKDAQINENYLTITNTQNASLGTGLGLVNSSRDALKSALEFSNAELLDITSTLSLVGQESLTVNEIQLKLSNLNLSKNTSGKIEISEGVIFLKDGDNKFIIGKLQTAHFTNQQGLLPQGDNVYQTSAESGRAFYAGKLNKLVSSSLELSTANMGSTLTNLLVYQKAFEANSKSITTSDEMLKTAIELKK; encoded by the coding sequence ATGATTAGTGGATTATGGAATGGATATTCTGGTTTAACAGCTTTTGAAAAAGCATTAAATGTTGAATCTAATAATTCTACTAATGTTAATACTGTGGGACATAAAGCTGATACTATTAGTTTTGAAGATATGATGTATCAAAATGGCTATGGAAAAGGAACTGGCATTGATAGTGTTAGTAAAGTTATGACACAAGGAAATGTTAAATTAACTAATAATGCTTATGATGTTGCAATTGAAGGAAAAGGTTATTTTATTGTTTCTGAGAGAAAAACTAATGAAACTTTTTATACAAGAGCTGGTAACTTTTATATGGCAGAAGATGGCTTATTGCAAACTCAAAATGGTATGAAAGTGTTAGGATTAACTCCCCAGTCAAATAATGTTGTGACTTCTAATCCTGCAAAAACTCAGTTTGATGAAAGTCATACGAAAAATATTGTATCTAAAACTATAAGTAATGAAAATTTCTTACAAACAATAAATGCAAGAACAACAGATTATAATACTTCGGCTGTTGACAAAGGTACTAGTGGAGCAGGATTTAAAACAAAATCAGCACAAGTTGCAGATATTGAAGCTTTAATAGCTGATTATAAAAGTAAACTAGATTTATATTCATCGAATTCAACAGCAGTAGCTTCACCATCTGCTTCTCAAATTACAAATGTAAATTTAGCTACTTCTATGAGTCAATTAGTTAATGAAAATGATTTTATAAAAATTACAATAAATAATGAAGAAATAACTCAATCTTTTGATACTGATATTGAAACTACTATGAAAAAATTTTCCGATAAAATATCAAATATTAAAGGATTAAGTTCTTCAGTTAACCCTACAACAGGAATGTTAACTATTAATTCTTTGATTCCAGCAAAAGAAGTTACGATTAAAGATGCTCAAATAAATGAAAATTATTTAACAATTACAAATACTCAAAATGCTAGTTTAGGAACAGGCCTTGGATTAGTTAATAGTTCAAGAGATGCATTAAAAAGTGCATTAGAATTTTCTAATGCAGAGTTATTAGATATAACAAGTACTTTATCTTTAGTTGGGCAAGAATCTTTAACTGTTAATGAAATTCAGTTAAAGTTATCAAATCTTAATTTATCTAAAAATACTTCTGGTAAAATTGAAATAAGTGAAGGAGTGATTTTTTTAAAAGATGGAGATAATAAGTTTATAATTGGGAAGTTACAAACAGCTCATTTCACAAATCAACAAGGACTTTTACCTCAAGGTGATAATGTTTATCAAACTTCTGCAGAATCAGGAAGAGCATTTTATGCTGGTAAATTAAATAAATTAGTTAGTAGTTCATTGGAATTAAGTACTGCAAATATGGGAAGTACTTTAACGAATTTATTGGTGTATCAAAAAGCTTTTGAAGCAAATTCTAAATCTATCACAACTTCTGATGAAATGTTAAAAACAGCCATTGAATTAAAAAAATAG